Proteins co-encoded in one Zerene cesonia ecotype Mississippi chromosome 3, Zerene_cesonia_1.1, whole genome shotgun sequence genomic window:
- the LOC119837845 gene encoding glutathione S-transferase-like, protein MARKLHYFNFNGLAEPIRYMLHYAGHKFEDVQYEFKKWPIQSIKDSLPYGQFPLYEENGKSLNQSLAIARYVASQSNLLPADAWDQAELDAIVFNIYDFWSKVLAYIKESDPAKKEAIKKELLEETVNFYFSRFEKELKKNNGHFSKKLSWADFILLGIIEASNLFLGSEIHTKYPTIVNLVNKLRALPGVKDYIAKRAPYNL, encoded by the exons ATGGCGCGAAAACTAcactatttcaatttcaacGGCCTCGCTGAGCCAATCAGATATATGCTGCATTATGCTGGCCACAAGTTTGAGGACGTCCAATATGAGTTTAAGAAATGGCCCATCCAGAGCATTAAGGACT ctCTGCCTTATGGTCAGTTCCCTCTATACGAAGAAAATGGCAAGTCACTGAACCAATCGCTGGCCATCGCGAGATACGTGGCCAGCCAGAGCAACCTCCTCCCAGCGGATGCGTGGGACCAGGCAGAACTTGACgctattgtttttaacatttatgacTTCTGGTCAA AGGTCCTCGCTTACATCAAAGAGAGTGATCCTGCTAAAAAAGAAGCAATTAAGAAGGAACTTCTAGAAGAAACAGTAAACTTCTACTTTTCCAGATTCgaaaaagaattgaaaaagaaCAATGGACATTTCAGCAAAAag TTAAGCTGGGCCGACTTCATCCTACTTGGTATCATCGAAGCAAGCAACTTATTCCTGGGTTCAGAAATCCACACAAAATACCCCACGATTGTGAACCTCGTTAACAAACTACGAGCACTGCCCGGTGTCAAGGACTATATTGCAAAGAGAGCTCCATACaacctttaa